From Tistrella bauzanensis:
GCACCGCCTGAAGGCGGCGGCACTCGACCCCGATGCGGTCGGCCGGATGATCGCGGTGATCGAAGGCGAGCTTGGCTATCCGCTCTATGACGCGGTCGGCCGGCTGAAGCGGCAGCTCTCAACCGATCCCGCCGCCCCTTTCCAGTTCAAGGCCCCGGGCCTCACCATCGACGCCGAGGTGACCCGCGCCGATTTCGAGGCCTGGATCGCCCCCGACATCGCCCGGATCGAGGACACGGTCGACGCGGCCCTTGCCCGCGCCGGCACCACCCCCGACCAGATCGACCGGGTGTTCCTGACCGGCGGCTCATCGCTGATCCCGGCGATCCGCCGCATCTTCGACAGCCGCTTCGGCCCCGAGCGCATCGCCACCGGCGGCGAACTCACCTCCATCGCCCACGGCCTGGCCCTGATCGGCCAGGAACCGCGCATCGAGGACTGGGTGGCGGCGCTTTAGGGTCGGGCCACCGTCCCCCCGTCAGCACCACCTCAACCCAATAGCGGCGCCAGGGCGGTGATGCCCTGGTCGATGCGCTCCAGGCCCATTGGCCGGGTCAGGCGCCAGATCGGCAGGCGGGCGGCGATCAGGAAGCAGATCGTGCGGGTGGCGGCGGTGCCGATCATGGCATTGGTCAGGCCGGGGCGATAGAGTGCCAGTTGCACCGCGCGGATCGCCTCGATACCGGTCAGGCGGTCGAGCCGCGCGGGGCTGTCCGGCGCCCCCGGCGCCAGCACCACCAGTGCCGCCAGTTGGCCCGGCGCCCGGTCGGGTGTGCCACGGCCGGGCAGCGGCAGAGCGGTTTCGCTCTTGTCGCGGCCCTCCACCGGCTGCCAGGGGGCGTCGCCCAGACCGAAGGCTGCTATCGCCGGCACCGACAGCCGCAGCCGTGGCACGCCGGCATGGCCGGTCAGCGGGCCACGGCTGCCCAGCCGGTCGGGACGCGCGCCATCGACCAGTTGCAGCAGATCATCGGCCAGCAGCCGGTGGCCCCGCGACAGAAGCGCACCGGCCAGGGTCGATTTGCCGGCACCCGACTGGCCGGTGATGGCAAGCAGGCCATGGGGGGTGCGGATCGATGCCACATGCAGCGGCAGGGTGCCGCGTTGCAGCAGCAGCCCTGAGAACACCGTGCCATACAGCCAGGTCAGCAGGCGGTCGGGCCGCTCCGCCACTGCCGGCCCCGCCTCCACCAGCACCTCGCGGCCGCCGGTGAGAAGGAAACGCGCGATCCCGCGAATGGTGATCAGCACCCGCAGGCCGCCGGCGCCATCGGGCGCCACCTGCCACAACGGGCCGCCGACCGTCACATCGGGCAGGCTCTCGGACACCGCACCGGGATGGATGAAGACATCGCAGTCGCTGTCGCCGATCAGGGCCGCATCGCTGATCAGATCTGGCAGAGGCAGGGCCGAGCCGATGACGATCGTGCCATGGCGGTATCGATACATCTGTCCTCACGCATTGCCCGCACCGGTCGCCCGAAGGCTTAACATGTGCGACCATGGCTGTCGACGCGCGGGCGGCACCTATCCGGCAGATGACGAGGCGAGATGAGCGGCACCACCACCCCCTTCACCCATCTGGTCGCCTCTCGCGAAGGGCTGTATCTGGCCCGCCCGAGCGGATATCTCCGCGTGATGGACGGCATCTTCTTCGGCGCCACCATCCGCGACGGCATGGTCTGGCTGTTTGAGTCGGAAGACAGCGATCTGCACGCCCCCACCTGTCGCGGCCGCATCCTGCGGCTGGCGATCGACCCGGTCAGCGCCGCCTGCGGGCCGGTCGAGGTGGTGGCCCAAGGGCTGGACAATGGCTGCCATCAGATCGATTTCGTGCGCGGCCGGCTGGTGGTGGTGGATACCTATCGCCAGGCGCTGATCGTGTTCGCACCGGATTTCAGCACCCGCGCGGTTCATCACCCGGCCGGCATCGCCATGGTCGATACCGGTGATCCGGCCTATGTCCATATGAACGGCATCGGCGGCGATGGCCGCGACCTTCTGGTCATGCTCAGCCATGCCGGCACGAGACCCGGCCGACCGTCGGAGGTTCTGCGCCTCGACAGCGGATTTCAGCCGGTGGAGCGGTTCGGCCTGCCGGGGGTGATGTGCCATGATCTGGTGGTGCTGGAAGATGGCCGGCTGATCGCCAATGGCTCGATGGGCGGCTTCCTGATCGATCGCCAGGGCATCATCATCCAGGTCGACAGTCTGATCACCCGCGGCCTGTCGATCGGCGCCGACGAGGTGGTGATCGGCAGTTCCACCTTCGGCGATCGGGACCGGCGGATCGAGGCGACCGGCCGGCTGACCTTCGCCGGTCGTGACCTCAGCATGCGCGCCCGTTACGACCTGCCGGCCGCCCCCACCCAGATCCGCCGTCTGGACGGGCTCGACCTGTCGCTGTTCGATTACCGCGCCACGCTGCCGGCGACGCTGCAACCGGCTTCGGACCCGGTCTCAGAACCAGCCCCAGGCGTCGAGGCGTAGCACCCGGCCCTCGACGGCGCTGTGCAACCGCCGGGGCACGCGCCCCGCGCCGGCGCCGGCCGCCACCATCAGCGGCATCAGATGTTCGTCGGTCGGGTGGTTGCGGGCGGCATGCGGGGCCAGACGCCACCAGTCGGCCAGGGCGGTCGGATCGCTGCCCGCCCGCTCGTCGCCATCCGCCAGCACGCCATCCACCCAGCCGGCAAAGGCCGCGACATAGCCGGCTTCCGCACCCCCGGTCCCCCGCTGGGCAAAGAAGCCGCGCAGGTCATGGGTCAGGCTGCCGCTGGCCAGAATCAGCACGCCATCATCGGACAAGGGCGCCAACGCCCGGCCGATCGCCAGATGCGCCGCGGCATCGCCCGGCACCAGCGACAGCGCCGCCACCGGCAGATCCGCCCCGGACCAGGCCAGCATCAACGGCGTCCAGGCGCCATGATCGAGCCCGCGCCCGGCATCCTCCGCCACCGCAAGACCGGCGCCCAGCAGCAGATCACGGGCACGGGCCGCCAGGGCGGGGGCCCCCGGCGCCCTATAGCGCAGCCGGTACAGCGCCTCGGGAAAGCCATAGAAGTCGTGAATCGTGGCCGGTGCCGTGGTGGTGGCGACGGTTGCCACCGGCGCCCGCCAATGCGCCGAGATCACCAGCACCGCCTGTGGCGGGGCCGGCAGCAGGCCGGCCAGCCCCGACAGGAAATCGCGGGTAGGGCTTGACCGCAGCACCATGTCGGGCGCCCCGTGCGACACGAACAGAACCGGTTGGCGGCTGACGGACGGGGCGGACGGGGTCATGGGCGGGGGCTCCGGCTGGCTGCTTATGTGAACGGACAGGAGAATGGATGGTCAGGCGCGGATCGCCGTGCCGCGCGCGGACAGGCGGCCATAAAGCCGCGGGCCAATGGCGGCCGCGCCATCACCCAGCAGCGCCTGAACCACCAGGGCGGCTGTCCAGATCACCGGAAACTCCCAGCCGCCATTCGGGCTGGAGAACACCCAGCCATTGCCGGCATGGACCAGGGCGGCGCCGATCAGCACCGGGATCTGACCCAGCGCCACCAGTCGGGTGCCGATACCGGCAATCAACAGCAGACCGCCGACCACTTCGGCCAGCACCGTCAGATAGGCGAAGATGCCAGGATAGCCGATGCTTTCGAAATACTGCACCGTGCCCGGCAGGGTGAAGACGAAGACCTTCATCAACCCGTGGGCCAGGGCGGCGATGCCAAGGGTGAGGCGCAGGATCAGCGCGGCCAGGGCCGCATTGGAACCGGTGAGCAGGGACATGACGAACCTCCAGGGATCGATCTGGCGCGGCGGGAACAGCCCCCGGCGCCCGGGGTGTGACCTGAAGCTGCCATCGGCTGCCCCATAACTCAAATCACCCTCTTGAACGATTGATATTGCTGGTGGGAATATCGTGACATCAGCCACAGCGGAGATATGGCCATGGATGCCGGCGATCCCGACCCGATGGACCTCAATCTGCTGAAGGTGTTCGCGGCGGTGATGACCGAACGCCAGGTGGGCCGGGCGGCCGAACGGCTGGGCATCACCCAGGCCGGGGCGTCGAATGCGCTGCGCCGGCTGCGCCTGCTGTTCGATGACGAGTTGTTCCTGCGCACCCCACGCGGGGTGGAGCCGACCGCACGGGCGATCGAGGTCTGGCCGGCCATCTCGTCGGCCCTTGGCCAGATGCGCGCAGCACTGACCCCTGCCGCACCCTTCGACCCGTGCACGGTCACCGCCGAGGTCGGCATCGGGGTGACCGAGATCGCCGAACTGGTGCTGGGGCCGGCGATCGTGCGTCATCTGGCGCGCGCAGCACCCGGTCTGGCGCCGCGCTTCCACCATATCGACCGGCGCGATGCCGCAACCGCCCTCGATGACGGCACGATCTGGCTGGCGCTGGGCATGCTGCCCGAACCGCCGCCGCGGATCACCCGGATCTATCTGCGGCGCGACCCGCTGCTGACCCTGGTGCCGGCCGGGCTGGCGATCGAGACCGTGGTCGATGACGGCGACACTCTGCCGGTGATCACGCTCGACGGCTATGCCGGCGCCGATCACGTGCTGGTCTCGGCCACCGGCAGTACTGAGGGGGTGATGGATCTGGCGCTCGCCGAACATGGCCGCAAGCGCCGCCTGCTGGCGGTGGCATCGACCCTGCTGGGGGCCGCGGAGATGGCCGCCTGTGCCGGCGCCCTGCTGACGGTGGTTGGCCCCACCGCGCGGGCCATCGCCCATCGCGGCGGCTTCACCATCCATCGGCCGCCGCTGGAACTGACGCCCCAGCCGGCGCGGCTGGGGCTGATGTTCCATCGCCGCGACGAGGGCCTGCCCGCGCATCGCTGGCTGCGGGCCGAAATCACCCGTCTGGCGCGGACGATCTGACGGCCTAAATCAGCCGGTCGGCCCGCCCGCCAGTCGGACCCGACCGGCTCAGGTCAGGCGCAGCAGATCGTCTTCCGACAGGTTGCCGGGCACGATGGTCAGCGGCACGTGCAGATCGCCGGCGAGTTGGCTTGCCAGCCAGCGCACCAGCTTGCCCGGACCTTCCGCCGGCGGGCGGGCGGCCAGCACGACCATGCCGATATCGGCGTCCTCGCGCATCTGGCGCATGATTTCATCGCCGATCGGGCCCACCCGCACCAGCAATTCGGGGAGCAGCCCGGCAAAGGCGTTCACTTCGGCCGCGATTTCCTGCAGCACCTGTTCGGCCTGATCGCGCAGTTCCTGCGCCATCAGATTGCCCACCGACATCCAGTGCTGGTGGTCGGCCGGCTCGATCACGGTCAGCAGGGTGACGCGTCCGCCGCGGGCGCGGGCGCGGCGGCAGGCATAGCGCACCGCCACACGGCTGTGGGCGCTGCCATCCACACAGACCAGAAACTTGACCGGCGCGCGCCGGGGCGGCGCGGCAGATGGTGGTGGCCCGGCATCGGGGCCGCCATTCGACGGATCGTCAGACATCGGATCAGGGGCCTCCTTCAGAAGCGGCGGAAGGCGAAGCCGGCGGCCCAGCCGGCGCCGAGCGCGATCAGCACGGCCGCGACGCCATAGCCGAACGGCTGTTCATGGGCCAGCCGCGCGATGTTGTCGCCAAGCCCGTCCTTGCGCACGAACAGGGGAGTGGTCTGGGCTGAAACCACCCGCCCATCATGGACCAGGAAGATCTCGGCCCGATAGGCGCCGGTCGGCACATTCGACGGGAACGACACCGTCACCCGGAACAGCCGGTCGCCCAGGCGCGAGATCGGCTGGATCGAGGGTACGAACACGCCGGCCTGCTGGCGGTTGCGGATCAGCGCATCGCGAAAGGTGATGCGATCCTCGGGCGTGACGTCGCCACCACCGGGGAAGTCCAGCCGGTTCAGGCCGATGCGATGCCGGCTCAGCATCTGGTCGTTGGTGAACTGGTCCAGCGGCGCGCTGGCCCCCACCCAGTAGAAGGCCGGCACCTGCGAGAACCGCACGCTCTGGGCGTTGATCCACATGCCAAGGATACGATCCTTGCGGCGGATGTCGACCGTCTCGGCAGGCCCGCGGATCACGACGATCACCTCGCCCGGCCCGTCGGTGGCGCCGAACAGCAGCAATTCGGTGCCGGTGAAGCTGGAGGTGATCGAGATCAGATGACTGGACAGATCGGCCACCAGCGGCTGGGCGCGGGCGCGCAAGGGGCCGATCAGGGCCACGGCCAGGGCGGCCGCCAGTGCCAGCACGAAGGCCAGGATCGCGGGCAGGCGGGCGAAGCGGTCCGATGCCGGCATCATCCCGGGCCCACCACCACGGCCGAGAACAACTCATCGGGCCGGATCACCAGATCCGCGCCGATCTTGATTGCGGTCAGCACCACCACCGCCGCCAGCAACCCGCGCAGGTGCTCTCCGCGCAGGCGCGTGGTCAGGCGCGAACCGACCTGCGCGCCGATCACGCTGCCCACCACCAATATCGCCGCCAGCACCAGATCCACGGCTTCGGTCGTCACCGCATGCATGATCGTGACATTCATGGTGACGAACATGATCTGGAACAGCGAGGTTCCCACCACCACCAGCGTCGGCATGCCCAGAATATAGATCATCGCCGGGATCATCACGAAGCCGCCGCCAACACCCAGAATGGCGGTCAGGATGCCGACCCCGAAGCCCAGGGCCAGCGGCAGCAGCGCCGAGATATACAGCTTGGACTTGCGGAAACGGAGCTTGAACGGCAGCCCGTGCATCCAGTTGTGCTGGTGGCGCTTCTTGGCCGGCTGATTGCGCATCAGCAGGCTGCGCACCGACTCGATCCCCATCAGCACGCCGATCGTGCCCAGGAACAGCACATAGGACACGCCGATCACCAGATCGATCTGGCCGATCGATTGCAGCCACTGAAAGATGAAAATACCGATGCCCGACCCGACCAGGCCGCCGGCGAGCAGCACCCCGCCCATCCGGACATCCACCGTGCCGCGCCGCCAATGCGCCAGCAGCCCCGACACCGAGGCCGCGACCACCTGATTGGCGCCGGTCGCCACCGCCACCGGCGGCGGCACGCCCACGAACATCAGCAGCGGCGTCATCAGAAACCCGCCGCCAACGCCGACAAGCCCCGACAGGAACCCCACGCCCAGCCCCATCAACAGGATCGCGATCGCATCGATCGACAGCTCGGCGATGGGAAGATAGATCTGCATCGGGGTCCGTCAGCGGAAGAGGCCGGCATCATATGCCGCCGGCCCGGACCATTGTGATCCGGGCCGGTGACGGTTTCAACCCGCAGCCGGCAGCAAAGCAGCGGTTCGGTGCGATCAGGACGCCGGGGCGGTCAGGGCCGCAGCAGCCCCATGGTCTGGCGCACCTCGTCGAGCACCGGCTCGGCAATCGCGCGCGCCCGTTCGGCACCCCGCGCCAGGATACGGTCGATCTCGGCCGGTTCAGCCATCAGCTGCTTCATCCGTTCGGCGATCGGTCCCAGCTTTTCGACCGCGAGATCGGTCAGCTTCGCCTTCACATCGGTGAAGGGGGCATCGGCATATTCCGCCACCACCGCATCGGTGGTCCGGCCATCGAGTGCCGCATAGATCCGGATCAGATTGGCGACCTCGGGCCGGCGCTCGGGCTCATAGGTCACGCCGGGCTCGCTGTCGGTACGGGCCTTGCGCAGCTTCTGGGCGATGGTGTCGCGGTCGTCGGTCAGGTTGATGCGCGAATAATCCGACGGGTCGGATTTGCTCATCTTCTTGGTGCCGTCGCGCAGCGACATCACCCGGGTGGCCGCCCCCAGGATCATCGGCTCGGGCAGCGGCAGCACGTCGCGGCCATAGAGCTGGTTGAAGCGCTGGGCGATGTCGCGGGTCAGTTCCAGATGCTGCTTCTGGTCCTCGCCCACCGGCACGTGGGTGGCCTTGTAGGCCAGGATGTCGGCGGCCATCAGCACCGGATAGGCATAAAGGCCAAGGCTCGCCTTCTCGCGGTCCTTTCCGGCCTTCTCCTTGAACTGGGTCATCCGGTTCAGCCAGCCGATCGGGGTCAGGCAGTTCAGCAGCCAGGCCAGTTCCGCATGGGCCGTCACCGCCGACTGATTGAAGATCACGCAGCGTTCGGGGTCGATGCCGGCGGCGATATAGGCGGCGGTCAGTTCGCGGGTCTGGCGGGTCAGCGCCACCGGATCCTGCCAGACGGTGATCGCATGCAGGTCGACGATGCAGAAGACCGACTGATAACTGTCCTGAAGCCCGACCCAGTTGCGGATCGCGCCCAGATAATTGCCGAGATGCAGGTTGCCGGTCGGCTGCGCGCCGGAAAAGATCCTCGCCATCTGGTCCTCGCCTTTGGCCTTCGCGGTCGCCGTCCGGGGGTGGAGTACCGGCACGGATGATCGATCCGCCATGGGCCGTTCATGGGGAAACGCGCCTATATCGCGCGTGCGCGCCCGGCGGGTCAAGGGTCCTGACCCGGATGATTTTTCACCCGAAATCACAGATCCCCCGCCGCTCAGCCGCGGCTGGTGGTGGCAAGCACGCCGCCGATGCCCACGAAGGCCGCCCCGGTCACCCGGTTGAACCAGCGGCCATTGCGGCCAAGCCAGGGGGCGATGCGTTGGGCGGTGCCGGCCAGCACCAGTTCATACAGGAATTCCACCACCGCGAAGGTGCCGCCCAGCACCAGGAAATGGGTCACCAGCGACACGCCCGGCACCATGAATTGCGGCAGGAAGGCGGCAAAGAAGATCAGCGCCTTGGGGTTCGACACCGCGACCAGAAAGCCCTGGCCGAACAGCCGGGCCGATCCGGCGGCGCGGGCAGCGCCCGCGTCCTGGATGGCCACAGCGATCGTCGCCGCCGGTGCCGGTGCCCGCCAGGTGCGGATGCCCAGCCAGACCAGATAGCCGGCGCCGATCCATTTGGCGATGGTGAAGGCCTGTTCCGATGCCGCCAGCAGCGCGCCCAGCCCGGCCAGCGAGGCGGCGACCAGCACCATGAAACCGCACACGCCCCCGGCGGCGGTCGCCGCCGTCCGGCGCAGGCCGAAGCGCACGCCATGGTTCAGGGCCAGCAGGCCGTTCGGCCCCGGGGTCAGCGACAGGCCGATGGCGGCCGCGGCATAGATCAGCCAGATGTCCAGGCTCATGAGACGGCACCGCCATTGCGAATGGTGACTTCGGGCTTTGGGTGAGCTTCGGGTCGGCGTCAGCCGCGACGACGGCGCAGCAGGGCCCGGAAATCGGCCAGGCGCGCCGCACCCGTCAACAGCGCCAGACCAATATACACCGGAAGTGTCGCCGCGATCAGCAAGGCAAGCCAGAAGGCGCGTGCGGCATGGGGCATGTCGGCGAAGGCCGGCAGGGCATAGAGCGCGCCCAGAATGGCGCCGGCGAACAGCAGATTGGCCAGGATCAGCCGTGGCAGAGTGCGGCGCATGCGGGCATCGGCCACCAGCAGCCGGTCACGGTTCAGCCGCCGGGCCAGCAGGAAGACGTTGATCCAGGCCGACAGCGCGGTCGCCAGCGCGATGCCCATATGGGCCAGCGGCTGCATGAAGGCCAGGTTCAGCACCACATTGGCGACCAGCGCCACCACCGCATAACGCGTGGGGGTGGCGGTGTCCTCGCGGGCATAGAAGCCGGGGCTTAACACCTTGGCCAGCACGAAGGCCGGCAGGCCCAGCGACAGCAGGGTCATCACCTCGACCGTGCGGATGGTGGCGGTATTGGTGAAGGCGCCGCGTTCGAACAGGGTCGCCACGATCGGCAGGCCCAGCGTCGCCAGCCCGACCAGCGCCGGCAGGCTGACCAGCAAAGTGATCTCGATCGCCCGGTTCATGTGGCTGCGGGCATCATCCAGCGCGCCTTCCTTGATCCGCCGCGACAGCAGCGGCAGCAGCGCGGTGCCGACTGCGATGCCGACCACACCCAGAGGCAGTTGGACCAGCCGGTCGGCATAGTACAGCGCCGACACCGTACCCTCGGCCAGCAGCGAGGCGATCATGGTGTCGACCAGCACGTTCACCTGATAGACCCCGGCGCCCAGCGCCGCCGGCGCCGCCACCTTCAGCAGCCGGCTGACCTGCGGGGTTATCCGCGGCAGGCGGAAGCGCAGAACCGCGCCGGCGCGATGGGCCGCCACCAGCATGGCGCCAAGCTGCACCATGCCCGACAGCAGCAGCGCCCAGGCCTGGACCACGGCGGCACCGGCATCGCTCCAGCCCTGCAACGACACGATGCAGCCGCCGATCAGGCACAGATTGAACAGCACCGGGGCTGCTGCAAAGGCGCTGAACCGGCCCAGGGAGTTCAGCACCCCGCCGACCAGTGCCACGGCCGAGATGAACACCACATAGGGAAACACGATCCGGGCCAGATCAACCGCCAGCCCGAAGGTTTCGGGATCGTCGGTGAAGCCGGGCGCGAACACCGTCACCACCGCCGGCATCGCCGCTTCCGCCAGCACCAGGATCAGCACCAGCGACGTCACCAGCACCGCCAGCGCCTGCTCGGCGAAATGATGGGCGGCAGCCGGCCCCTGCTCCACCCGGATGCGGTTATAGATCGGCACGAAGGCGGCGCTGAACGCGCCTTCGGCGAACATCCGCCGCAACAGGTTGGGGATCTTCTGGGCCACGAAGAACGCGTCCGCCGACGCGCCCGCCCCCAGCAGGCCGGCAACGAGAACATCGCGTGCAAATCCCAGCACGCGCGACATCATGGTCAGGCCACCCACAGTGGCCGCGGCGCGGATCAGGCTCATGGATGGCGGGTGTATCCGAAACCGGGTCGCGCGGAAAGCGTCATCCGCAGCGGCCCGGTCGATGGCTCATTCAGCGGCTTCGCCGTGCGCGCCACCCGCATCGCCGCGCGCGCTCTCCTCGTCGTCGCGCGCACCGTTGATCAGCGAGCTTCGCAGGCTGCCATCGCTTTCGATCACCGGTCCGGCCGCGTCCAGCGCGGCCAGCAGATCCTCGCGGATCCGCGCCAGTTTGCCCTGATGGGTGATCTTCAGCCCGAAGACATCCTTGACATAGAAGGTGTCGACCGCCCGCTCGCCATAGGTCGCGACATGGGCCGACGAAATGGTCAGCGCCAGATCCGACAGCACGCGGGTGATGGCGAACAGCAGACCCGACCGGTCGCGGGCGGTGACCTCGATGACCGTCTGGGTGTTGCTGGCACGGTTGTCGATCAACACCCGTGGCGTCACCTGGAACACGTCGGTGCGCTTCGGCCCGTCGCGGCGTTCGGCCAGCGCCTTGGCGGGGCGCAACTCGCCCGACAGCGTGCGCCCCACCAGATCGCGCATCCGCGCCACCCGCACCGCGTCGTCATAGGCGCTGCGGTCGGCGTCCTGCACCCAGAAGGTGTCCAGCGCCATACCATCGGTGGTGGTGACGATGCGGGCGTCGACGATGTTGCCGCCAGCCAGCGCCATGGCGCCGGCGACGCCGGCGAACAGCCCGTGATGGTCGGGGGCATACACCGTGATCGCCGCCACCGAGCGGAACTGATCAGGGGCGACATCGATCACCAGCGGCGCCGGCCCCTGGCGGTCGGCCCGCGCCACCAGCCGGGCATGGCGTTCCAGCACCTCGGCGTCATGGGCCAGCCAATAGGAGCCGGGCATCCGCTCGACATGGGCACGGAAGGCGGGCTCGGCCCAGTCGGCCAGCCGCTCGCGCAGCCTGTCCTGCACGGCGGCGATCCGGCCGGCCCGGTTCAGTCCCTCGACATGGCCGCCCGACAGCCGTTCCGCCGCGCGATAATACAGCTCGCGGATCAACGTTCCCTTCCAGCCGTTCCAGACATTGGGCCCGACCGCGCGGATATCGGCCACGGTCAGCACGGTCAGCAGCCGCAGACGCTCGATCGACTGCACCTGATCGGCGAAATCGAGCACGGTCTTGGGGTCTTCGATGTCGCGCTTGAAAGCCACGGCACTCATCAGCAGGTGCCAGCGCACCAGCCAGGCCACGGTTTCGGTTTCCTCAGGGGTCAGGCCGACGCGCGGGCACAGCTTGCGCGCCACCTCTTCACCCAGCACCGAATGGTCGCCGCCCCGGCCCTTGGCGATGTCGTGCAGCAGAACCGCCATATACAGCACCCGCCGCGACAGCACGTCGTGAACGATGCGGGTGGCCAGCGGCAGATCCTCGCCGAAGGCACCCTTCTCGATGCCCGACAGGATGCCGATCGCCCGGATGGTGTGCTCGTCGACCGTATAGACGTGATACATGTCGTGCTGGGTCTGGGCGACCACCCGGCCGAAATCGGGGACGAAGCGGCCGAACACGCCGGCCTCGTTCATATGGCGCAGGGTCGCTTCCGGATCCTTGGGCGAGGTCAGGATGTCGAGGAACACCTGATTGGCCGCCGGATCGGCGCGGACGTCGTCGTCGATATATTTCAGGTTCTGGGTGATCCAGCGCAGGATCTGCGGATGCACATCCATCTCGCGGCTCTGCGCCACCCGGAACAGCCGCAGCATGCGGATCGGCTGCTCGGCCAGTTCATGACGGTTGGCCAGGGTCAGCCGGCCACCCTCGATCCGGAAGCCGTCGATTTCACGGCGCATCAGGATGCTGGGCAGGCGGA
This genomic window contains:
- a CDS encoding [protein-PII] uridylyltransferase; this translates as MTAIRNKRQIIHRRALMAEIERQVAETRRPVDGLRREILALLKDHLARGRAEIRRRFDEGADGAHVVRENCYLVDQIVRTLFELAYIHVYPVANPTSADRLCLVAIGGYGRGELAPHSDVDLLFLMPYKQTPRGEQVAEYILYLLWDLGLKVGHAVRSVDDCIARARADMTIRTSLLESRQLCGEMVLYEDLRRRFAADIMVGTASEFIDAKLGERDERHRRMGDSRYVLEPNVKEGKGGLRDLHTLFWIAKYTYRVQNLSDLVEQKVFTAGEYRRFAKAQNFLWTVRCHLHFLAGRPEDRLTFDVQTEIGRLMGYADRPGARGVERFMKHYYLVAKDVGDLTRILCAALESANQRQPKIRLPSILMRREIDGFRIEGGRLTLANRHELAEQPIRMLRLFRVAQSREMDVHPQILRWITQNLKYIDDDVRADPAANQVFLDILTSPKDPEATLRHMNEAGVFGRFVPDFGRVVAQTQHDMYHVYTVDEHTIRAIGILSGIEKGAFGEDLPLATRIVHDVLSRRVLYMAVLLHDIAKGRGGDHSVLGEEVARKLCPRVGLTPEETETVAWLVRWHLLMSAVAFKRDIEDPKTVLDFADQVQSIERLRLLTVLTVADIRAVGPNVWNGWKGTLIRELYYRAAERLSGGHVEGLNRAGRIAAVQDRLRERLADWAEPAFRAHVERMPGSYWLAHDAEVLERHARLVARADRQGPAPLVIDVAPDQFRSVAAITVYAPDHHGLFAGVAGAMALAGGNIVDARIVTTTDGMALDTFWVQDADRSAYDDAVRVARMRDLVGRTLSGELRPAKALAERRDGPKRTDVFQVTPRVLIDNRASNTQTVIEVTARDRSGLLFAITRVLSDLALTISSAHVATYGERAVDTFYVKDVFGLKITHQGKLARIREDLLAALDAAGPVIESDGSLRSSLINGARDDEESARGDAGGAHGEAAE